Proteins encoded in a region of the Deefgea piscis genome:
- a CDS encoding inorganic phosphate transporter, which translates to MPEIFTGLDTITAISLALALLFVLAYEFINGFHDTANAVATVIYTKAMPANLAVVASGCFNFLGVILGGLGVAYAIIHLLPVELLLNVNSSHGLIMVFSLLSAAIIWNLGTWYLGIPASSSHTLIGSILGVGIMYAILNGNHWLHGINTQKAIDILLSLLISPALGMILAGILLIALKRYFSQSHMHLTPDERKAIDGKKHPPFWTRVTLIASAMGLSFAHGSNDGQKGIGLVMLVLVGLAPGNFVLDRSSSIYDIERTRDAAIHIKDFYVSHADKINQSLHLGPMDQTLPAQFECKPEVTYAAIDSLDKMLVNVKSYSELTAEQRITARRILLCVDDTAKKASKLPIWTSHEKHSLDKFRKDLTATTEYAPQWVIVAVALALGLGTMVGWKRIVYTVGEKIGNKGMTYSQGNAAQITAALAIGIASWTGMPVSTTHILSSAVAGTMVANKSGLQSSTVKNIAIAWVLTLPVTICMSGGLFWLASIIFA; encoded by the coding sequence ATGCCCGAAATTTTCACTGGTTTAGATACCATTACGGCCATTAGTTTAGCCTTGGCACTGCTTTTTGTTTTGGCTTACGAATTCATTAATGGTTTTCACGACACCGCCAACGCTGTAGCGACGGTTATTTACACCAAAGCGATGCCGGCGAATTTAGCGGTTGTTGCTTCGGGTTGCTTCAACTTTTTGGGTGTCATACTGGGTGGACTTGGCGTCGCTTACGCCATCATCCACTTGCTACCGGTAGAGCTACTGCTGAACGTCAACAGCAGCCATGGCCTCATCATGGTGTTTTCTTTGCTCTCAGCGGCCATTATTTGGAATTTAGGCACGTGGTATCTGGGCATCCCGGCCTCAAGCTCGCACACGCTGATTGGCTCGATTTTAGGCGTTGGCATTATGTATGCCATTCTCAATGGCAATCATTGGTTACATGGCATCAACACCCAAAAAGCCATCGACATTTTATTGTCATTGCTGATTTCACCAGCGCTCGGCATGATTCTGGCCGGCATCTTGCTGATTGCGCTCAAACGCTATTTTAGCCAATCACATATGCACCTCACACCCGACGAGCGCAAAGCCATTGATGGCAAAAAGCACCCGCCGTTTTGGACTCGCGTCACACTCATTGCTTCAGCCATGGGTTTAAGCTTTGCGCACGGCTCTAATGACGGACAAAAAGGCATCGGCTTAGTGATGCTGGTGTTGGTGGGCTTAGCGCCGGGCAACTTTGTGCTTGATCGCAGCAGCAGTATTTATGACATTGAGCGCACGCGTGATGCGGCGATTCATATCAAAGACTTTTACGTTAGCCACGCGGATAAAATCAATCAATCGCTGCACTTGGGCCCGATGGATCAGACCTTGCCAGCGCAATTTGAATGCAAGCCGGAAGTGACCTACGCCGCAATTGACTCTCTCGACAAGATGCTGGTCAATGTTAAATCTTACAGCGAGCTCACAGCAGAACAACGCATTACCGCTCGCCGGATTTTGCTCTGTGTTGACGATACGGCCAAAAAAGCATCCAAACTACCAATCTGGACCTCGCACGAAAAACACAGCCTCGATAAATTCCGTAAAGATCTAACGGCAACGACCGAATATGCACCTCAGTGGGTGATTGTCGCCGTCGCTTTAGCGCTGGGTTTAGGCACGATGGTAGGCTGGAAACGGATTGTCTACACCGTGGGTGAGAAGATCGGCAATAAAGGCATGACGTACTCCCAAGGCAATGCGGCACAAATTACCGCGGCATTAGCCATCGGGATCGCCAGCTGGACAGGCATGCCGGTTTCGACCACGCACATTTTGTCATCCGCAGTCGCGGGCACCATGGTCGCCAATAAGAGCGGTTTACAATCAAGCACCGTCAAAAACATCGCGATTGCTTGGGTATTAACCCTGCCTGTGACGATCTGTATGTCTGGCGGACTATTCTGGCTCGCCAGCATCATCTTTGCCTAA